One segment of Hemiscyllium ocellatum isolate sHemOce1 unplaced genomic scaffold, sHemOce1.pat.X.cur. scaffold_3422_pat_ctg1, whole genome shotgun sequence DNA contains the following:
- the LOC132813175 gene encoding sulfotransferase 1C2-like, whose amino-acid sequence METGSHSDLKDCVLTRPQVKLVQDVAFPDWIADNWSLVETFQAKAGDLLIATYPKAGTTWTQEIVDLINCEADVEVCRRAPVYDRIPFLEFFPGPINLPSGIELLEKMESPRTVKTHLPFQLVPKSFWEQDCKVIVVARNAKDNAVSYFHFHRMCQNMPHPGTWQEFLQNFMDGQISWGSWYDHAKGWWEAKEKHRILFLFYEDMKENPRREIQKVARFMGKVLEDDVLEKIVHLSSFKVMRDNPMANYITLPSNIMDQSISRFMRKGEVGDWKTHFTVAENERFDEHYERQMAPCSVRFRQELGPGRDQNNVNNSSIQIKCSIN is encoded by the exons ATGGAGACGGGGTCTCACTCTGACCTGAAGGACTGTGTGCTGACCAGGCCCCAGGTTAAACTGGTCCAGGACGTGGCGTTCCCAGACTGGATCGCAGACAACTGGAGCCTGGTGGAGACTTTCCAGGCAAAGGCCGGGGATCTACTCATCGCAACCTACCCCAAAGCAG GGACCACCTGGACCCAGGAGATTGTGGATCTCATTAACTGTGAGGCCGATGTGGAGGTGTGTAGACGGGCTCCTGTCTACGACCGCATCCCCTTCCTGGAGTTTTTCCCTGGTCCGATCAATCTTCCCAGCG GAATCGAGCTGTTGGAGAAGATGGAGTCACCGCGGACGGTCAAAACCCACCTGCCTTTCCAACTCGTTCCCAAATCCTTCTGGGAGCAGGACTGTAAG GTAATTGTAGTCGCTCGAAATGCCAAGGATAATGCGGTCTCCTACTTTCACTTCCATCGGATGTGCCAAAACATGCCTCACCCTGGGACCTGGCAGGAATTCCTCCAAAATTTCATGGACGGTCAAA TTTCCTGGGGATCCTGGTATGACCATGCGAAGGGCTGGTGGGAAGCGAAGGAGAAACATCGGATTCTCTTCCTCTTTTATGAAGACATGAAGGAG AACCCCAGGAGGGAGATCCAGAAGGTGGCCCGGTTCATGGGGAAGGTTCTAGAAGATGACGTCCTCGAGAAGATTGTCCATCTCTCCTCTTTCAAGGTCATGAGGGACAACCCAATGGCTAATTACATAACGTTGCCCAGCAACATCATGGACCAATCCATCTCCAGGTTCATGAGGAAAG gTGAGGTGGGAGACTGGAAGACCCATTTCACGGTGGCTGAGAATGAACGTTTTGATGAACATTACGAGAGACAGATGGCTCCGTGCTCGGTGAGGTTTCGCCAGGAGCTGGGACCGGGACGAGACCAGAACAACGTGAACAACTCATCGATTCAGATTAAATGTTCAATTAATTAA